The DNA window cacaacctctgaggatgcctgccatagatgtgggtgaaacgtcaggagagaatacttttggaacatggccatacagcccagaaagcataTAACAACccgacatttattatttttctctattattattggtattattacatttattattattacatacctcacaacctctgaggatgcctgccatagatgtgggtgaaacgtcaggagagaatacttctggaacatggccatacagcccggaaaacatacaacaagcctacatttattatttttctctattattattggtattgttacatttattattattacatacctcacaacctctaaggatgcctgccatagatgtgggtgaaacgtcaggagagaatacttttggaacatggccatagcccggaaaacatacaacaaccctacatttattatttttctctattattattggtattattacatttattattattacatacctcacaacctctaaggatgcctgccatagatgtgggtgaaacgtcaggagagaatacttctggaacatggccatacagcccggaaaacatacaacaaccttgtgtttcatttgtttttcttttacgaATGAGGGTACACGTTAATTTTGTAGTAGTCGATTCGGAATAATATCACTATTCAAGACGGTGGAAGTGAGAAACCAAACCAGCAAAATGGAGACCATTTGATGTTCGGATGCTTAAAAAAACTGACCCCTCTGAACACTCTCCAGCCGTTCTTCTCTTTCTTAGTTGCCTTTAGTGGAAGTTCTCCTTGAGCCTGTCTGGGAGGGCAGGACATCCTTTGCGCCATTGCTGTTCCACACAGCGGAGCCTTGTTTCCGTGGCCAAACGTGTTCTTTTGAAATCGAATCCCACCAGGCCGGCGGTGCCCCGCTTTCCCCGTGCAGCCAGCGTCCCCGGTTTGGTTTTCCTGTCTCCTTCCTTGGCTGGCTGGAGTTGGCAAGCTCCATCCGTTGCCAGCCGGTCCCCCTCCTTCCCCGCTCCCCGAAACCCCTCTCCGTAACActggggttttgttttgcttcctttGCCTTGTAGGCCCGACTCGCTTCCTTCTGCTGATGACCTAGAAAACCAATTATTTTCAAACTCGCGACTCCAGTAATAAGAACATATTGAAATAATTTTTCCTTGGGAAGGCATATTCCCCGAtgccaaaagaagaagaagggggaaaggcCCTTTCCTTAAGCATACAAGCTTAAATGGTTCTCTTTTTTTGGctgtattattatatagtggCAAGAAGTGGATTTCCTGAGCTGTCCACAGTCGGTCTTAACTATGATGGTGGGTCTGGGTAAGCCTTTGATATTCAGATGAGCTTCAGATCTTCCCAGAGGGTAAAATCAGGAATGTCTGCTGCTTTTCCCCTGATTTAAGATAATCTGCCCACTCACCACTTCCATACTCTCACCGAGTTTGGAGTGTGTGCTTCTGTTGATGCCATCTGTGTCCTTCCCGGAACATGTGCATCTAATTTGCAGAATTAGTTTCCCATTGGTTGAAGGAAATCATCAAATGATGGCCAAACCTTCTAGGGATACGTATGTTTTTTTCCACTGGAATGAGATGGGACAGCCTTCCCTTGCTTGGTGCCCTCCAAACATATTTGGACTACAGCCAGTGTTTCATTGGGCACCATGGGAGATGCAATCCAACACAACTGCTGGTCAAAAGACTGGCGAAAATTTGGAAAAGGGACCAAATGCAGGCAGAAGTCAGAGATCTTGATTTAAGGAGGAAACACACCTATTTCGTGGAGAAAGAAACTAAGTTTTCTTTTAGGAACTCCATTCTAAGATAGAAAAGTTGCTTGCGGTCCCAATGTAATCTTGATACTTCTTGGAAGATCTTGAGAGGACTCATGAGAAGAAGAAAACTTTATTGTAGGAACTCCATTCTAAGATAGGCTGCTAATCTAACCTATCTTACATCTTGGAAGATCTTGAGGACTCATGAGAAGAAACTTTTATTGTAGGAACTCCATTCTAAGACAGGAAACCTACTCAGGGTGCTAATCGAACCTAGTTTACGTCTTGGAAGATCTTGAGAGTACTCACGAGAAGAAAACTTTATTGTAGGAACTCCATCCTAAGATAGGAAAGGTACTCAGGGTGCTAATCTAACCTAGTTTACACCTTGGAAGATCTTGAGAGTACTCATGAGAAGAAACTTTTATTGTAGGAACTCCATTCTAAGATAGGAAACCAACTAAGGGCTGAAACGTCTGTGAAAATGATCTTGAGAGCCATCCATAGCTTGGATCGAAGAGGCTGTCTAAATCACCACGTGTCTTGACTTTTGTTACTACTCCATTTGTTCATGGTCTTTATGGAAGTGTCCTTCTCTTCACAGATATGCCACCACTGCTACCAATGGACCTCAAAGGAGAACCCGGCCCTCCTGGAAAGCCTGGCCCAAGAGGACCGCCCGGCCCACCTGGATATCCTGGGAAGCCAGGAATTGGAAAACCAGGGCTTCATGGTCAACCAGGACCTGCTGGTCCACCTGGCTTTTCTGGCATCGGCAAACCGGGCATCCCAGGGCTTCCTGGCAAGGCAGGGATGAAAGGAATGCCTGGGGTGAACGGTGAGCCTGGCATGAGAGGCGACCAAGGGCCGAGAGGCCTCCCTGGCCCACCAGGGCTGCCTGGGCCAGCTGGCATCTCTGTTAATGGCAAACCAGGAACAGCTGGTAGCCCAGGACTACCAGGATTTCGGGGGGAACCAGGTGCAAAAGGAGAGCCTGGTCCTCGTGGTGAGCGTGGTATGAAGGGTGAAAATGGGATTGGCAAGCCAGGGCTGATAGGACCACGAGGGAATGCTGGGCCGCCTGGGCCTGCAGGACCTGCAGGGCCTATAAGCATTGGGAAACCTGGTCTCGATGGCTTGCCTGGTGCTCCAGGTGACAAGGGTGACACAGGTCTCCCAGGTGAGCCAGGGATCAGTGGGCAGCCTGGACCAGTGGGCCCACGGGGTCCGCCAGGTGTGGACGGAATTGGTGTGCCGGGGGTGTCTGGTGTGCCGGGCCTGCAAGGCCCCTTGGGCCCCAAGGGTGAACCAGGTCTGCGGGGTCTCCCAGGAATGCCCGGCCCTACAGGTTACGGAAAGCCTGGTCTGCCTGGCTTGAAAGGAGACCGTGGACAACCAGGCGTCCCAGGACTCATTGGGGATAAGGGAGAGCCAGGAATGGATGGAGAACTAGGTGATATGGGTCCTCCTGGTATCCCTGGGGCTCCAGGCCCTCCCGGTTCCATGGGTATGCCAGGAAAACATGGAAATCCAGGTATTAAAGGAGAAGCCGGGCCAAGTGGGCCTCCTGGACTACCAGGCATGCGTGGGGATCAAgggcccagtggttttgtgggAAAGCCAGGGATTCCTGGGGAGAGAGGCTTGCCAGGGTCCCAAGGGTTGCAAGGCCCAACGGGCCCCAAGGGAGAAGCTGGTTTCATGGGGCTCCCAGGGGTGCCAGGACTGACAGGGCCCTCGGGGGCCAAGGGGGACTCTGGTATCCCGGGGCAGCCAGGTCTCCGAGGCTCATCGGGGATACCAGGGTTGCAAGGCCCTTCTGGCCCAATGGGGCCTCAAGGTTTACCAGGACTGAAAGGTGAGCCTGGCTTCCCAGGAGCCCCCGGAATTGGCAAAGTAGGGGAACCAGGCATTATAGGCCCCATTGGGCCACAAGGGGTTCCCGGCAATCCTGGATTAAACGGGCGGCCAGGACCCCCGGGGCCTCCAGGCCCACCGGGTGCCCCAGGGGTGTTTGACGAGACAGGCATCGCCGGCCTCCACCTGCCCGATGGCGGCGTAGAGGGGGCAGTCCTGGGGAACGGCAAGCCCGGGAAGCCCCAGTTTGGCCGAGGAGAACTGTCTGCCCAGATGTTACCTGCCTTCACCGCTATCTTGACCTCGCCATTCCCGGCTTCAGGAATGCCAGTCAAATTCGACAGGACTTTGTACAACGGGCAGAACGGCTACAATCCAGTGACGGGGATCTTTACCTGTCCCATCTCTGGCATTTATTACTTTGCTTACCATGTCCATGTTAAAGGAACTAATGTCTGGGTGGCGCTTTACAAAAACAACGTGCCTGCTACCTACACCTATGATGAATACAAAAAAGGCTACTTGGACCAAGCTTCAGGTAGCGCGGTGCTTGAACTCAAAGAAAACGACCAGGTCTGGATCCAGATGCCATCAGATCAAGCCAATGGTCTTTATTCCACTGAATACATCCATTCTTCATTTTCGGGATTCCTTCTGTGCCCCACATAACGGCTATTGGGCACGCCTTCTTCATCCACGTTAGCCATAAACTTGTTCttttaaactattaaaaatacaaaagtcGCTGGGAAGATGGCACAAATCGGTAGTTTGGGACCGTTTTGACCAAACCAAGGAGTCAATATGGAAGAGAAAACTTGGTGGTTGTTGTACAATGTTTGTATTCAGAATTACCCTAGTGACTGCACATCGAGTACAGATGAGAACTTGGGGATTAGCTGCCAAACCATTCTCTTAGGCCACACAGAAGGCATTTGATAGACAGCAGTGTGCAGGAGGACTACAGCCTACAACATAAAGTTGTGGATTTCCTCCGTCACCTTAAGGCACCTTCTTCCAAATTTAGCATTTATCCATGTTCCAAAATGTGATTCAGTCGGTCTCTTGAGACAAAAATGAAGACACATTGTCAAAGTGTGGATTGCTTTGCATAAGCACCTTTGTACACAAGGCTCAGCACATCTTTAGAGCAGTTATATGGAAAAGGGGATGGAGTTGAttcccctttaaaaaaacaaaaaacaaaaacgacTGCACTACTCAAACAGCAAGTTGTCCATTATCTGAAATTCTGCAGTCGGAAACATAAGGTTCCACCAATG is part of the Anolis carolinensis isolate JA03-04 unplaced genomic scaffold, rAnoCar3.1.pri scaffold_10, whole genome shotgun sequence genome and encodes:
- the col8a2 gene encoding collagen alpha-2(VIII) chain, translated to MLHEVTLWLLLVALGISAVAGGGAGGGYPQIKYMQPVVKGPLGPPFREGKGQYIDMPPLLPMDLKGEPGPPGKPGPRGPPGPPGYPGKPGIGKPGLHGQPGPAGPPGFSGIGKPGIPGLPGKAGMKGMPGVNGEPGMRGDQGPRGLPGPPGLPGPAGISVNGKPGTAGSPGLPGFRGEPGAKGEPGPRGERGMKGENGIGKPGLIGPRGNAGPPGPAGPAGPISIGKPGLDGLPGAPGDKGDTGLPGEPGISGQPGPVGPRGPPGVDGIGVPGVSGVPGLQGPLGPKGEPGLRGLPGMPGPTGYGKPGLPGLKGDRGQPGVPGLIGDKGEPGMDGELGDMGPPGIPGAPGPPGSMGMPGKHGNPGIKGEAGPSGPPGLPGMRGDQGPSGFVGKPGIPGERGLPGSQGLQGPTGPKGEAGFMGLPGVPGLTGPSGAKGDSGIPGQPGLRGSSGIPGLQGPSGPMGPQGLPGLKGEPGFPGAPGIGKVGEPGIIGPIGPQGVPGNPGLNGRPGPPGPPGPPGAPGVFDETGIAGLHLPDGGVEGAVLGNGKPGKPQFGRGELSAQMLPAFTAILTSPFPASGMPVKFDRTLYNGQNGYNPVTGIFTCPISGIYYFAYHVHVKGTNVWVALYKNNVPATYTYDEYKKGYLDQASGSAVLELKENDQVWIQMPSDQANGLYSTEYIHSSFSGFLLCPT